Proteins encoded by one window of Nicotiana tabacum cultivar K326 chromosome 10, ASM71507v2, whole genome shotgun sequence:
- the LOC142165529 gene encoding uncharacterized protein LOC142165529 translates to MFFYLTTLSLQCFINDDIPVLGEETPENERFVVTEAWKHSDFLCKNYILSCLEDYLYNVYSIMKTSRELWNALEKKYKTEDAGLKKFVTAKFLDFKMVDGKSVITQVQELQVIIHDLIAESIKRVNIFIQDIDYCTNYKSMIEGMVINEAFQVVAFIKKLSPLLKDFKNYLKHKRKEMTLEDLIVCLRIEEDNKAAEKKSRKNATIMGANIVEEPSTSKKRKKSSGPKNYPSKKKFKGNCHNCEKVGHKATKCRAPKKDKKKSQANKIEKNNEIDDLCAILSECNLVGNSRE, encoded by the coding sequence ATGTTCTTCTACCTGACCACACTCAGTTTACAGTGCTTTATCAACGATGACATTCCAGTTCTGGGAGAAGAAACTCCTGAAAATGAACGATTTGTGGTCACTGAGGCatggaagcattctgacttcttATGCAAAAACTATATTTTAAGTTGCTTGGAAGATTACTTGTACAATGTTTATAGCATCATGAAAACATCAAGAGAATTATGGAATGCTCTTgaaaagaagtacaagactgaagatgctgGACTAAAGAAGTTTGTGACTGCTAAATTTCTGGATTTCAAAATGGTTGACGGTAAATCTGTCATAACGCAAGTCCAAGAATTGCAAGTTATTATTCATGACCTCATTGCTGAAAGTATAAAACGAGTCAATATTTTTATTCAAGATATTGATTATTGTACTAATTATAAATCTATGattgaaggtatggtcataaatgaaGCGTTTCAAGTTGTGGCATTTATTAAAAAGTTGTCTCCGCTGTTAAAGGACTTTAAAAATTACTTGAAACATAAGCGCAAGGAGATGACGCTTGAAGACCTTATTGTTTGTCTACGGATTGAAGAGGACAACAAGGCTGCTGAGAAGAAGTCTCGTAAAAATGCAACAATAATGGGTGCAAATATTGTTGAGGAACCTTCAACgagtaaaaagagaaagaagtcgtctggaccaaagaattacccaagTAAGAAGAAGTTCAAAGGTAATTGCCACAACTGCGAAAAAGTTGGACACAAGGCTACTAAATGTCGTGCACCAAAGAAGGACAAGAAGAAAAGTCAAGCAAACAAGATTGAGAAGAATAATGAAATAGACGATTTATGTGCCATACTTTCAGAATGCAACCTAGTCGGAAATTCTAGAGAATGA
- the LOC107790078 gene encoding uncharacterized protein LOC107790078, which produces MANRFGMKLQNRLPNLTGVYPFSAPITTTNSVFYSYKKSRIVGKRRAFIPRRVVLGIGISVWSQFMSMAANVGGKSFMASASQKSAIEQVLKNVEWPEQFPFRDEDFQRFDESPDTLFYEMPRFVTHIDDQAIAALTKYYSEVLPPSNAPGVAILDMCSSWVSHYPAGYKQERIVGMGLNEEELKRNPVLTEYVVQDLNSNPKLPFGDNTFDVITNVVSVDYLTKPLDVFKEMSRILKPGGLAIMSFSNRCFFTKAISIWTSTGDADHVMIVGSYFHYAGGFEPPQAVDISPNPGRSDPMYIVYSRKIATA; this is translated from the exons ATGGCTAACCGTTTTGGTATGAAATTACAGAACCGGCTGCCAAATTTGACGGGTGTTTATCCATTTTCAGCTCCCATAACAACTACCAATTCAGTTTTTTATTCTTATAAAAAGTCGAGAATTGTTGGTAAAAGGAGAGCTTTTATTCCACGTAGAGTGGTGTTAGGAATTGGGATATCAGTTTGGTCTCAGTTCATGAGCATGGCCGCCAATGTCGGTGGTAAATCTTTCATGGCTTCTGCCAGTCAGAAGAGTGCAATTGAGCAG gTTTTGAAGAATGTTGAATGGCCAGAACAATTTCCTTTCAGGGACGAGGATTTCCAGCGCTTTGATGA ATCACCAGATACATTATTCTATGAAATGCCACGTTTTGTGACACATATTGACGATCAAGCTATTGCTGCACTTACCAAATATTATTCAGAGGTCTTGCCTCCTAGTAACGCTCCAGGAGTAGCAATACTTGATATGTGTAGCAGTTGG GTCAGTCATTACCCTGCTGGGTACAAGCAAGAAAGGATAGTTGGAATGGGTTTGAATGAAGAAGAGCTTAAGCGAAATCCG GTTCTAACGGAGTATGTAGTTCAAGACTTGAACAGTAATCCTAAGCTCCCATTTGGAGACAATACCTTTGATGTTATAACCAATGTG GTTAGTGTTGATTACTTAACAAAGCCTCTTGATGTTTTCAAGGAAATGTCTCGTATTCTTAAACCTGGTGGGCTTGCAATTATGAG TTTCTCGAACCGCTGCTTCTTTACAAAGGCTATCTCGATTTGGACGTCAACTGGAGATGCTGATCATGTTATGATAGTTGGGTCTTATTTCCATTACGCTGGAGGATTTGAACCTCCACAG GCTGTGGATATATCTCCTAACCCTGGACGTTCGGACCCCATGTATATAGTCTATTCCAGGAAGATAGCGACAGCCTGA
- the LOC107790079 gene encoding tetraspanin-2-like: MSLSNNITAFLNFVAFMCSIPIIAAGTWLASKPDNECIHWLRWPVVFMGLAVMLVSLAGFVGAYWKKEGLLGVYLVCMAILIILLLVLLVLAFVVTRPSGAYSVPGRGYSEYRLAGFSSWLRNHITSSDNWGKIRACLADSNVCPKLNNEFITADQFFAAHLSPIQSGCCKPPTICGYQYMNPTVWNNPTNTIAEPDCSIWNNDPNQLCYNCDACKAGLLGNIRKEWRKVNVILIITVVVLIWVYLIACCAFRNAQTEQLFRRYKQGWA; the protein is encoded by the exons ATGTCTCTGAGCAACAATATTACAGCTTTCTTGAACTTTGTGGCATTCATGTGTTCCATTCCTATAATCGCCGCCGGCACGTGGCTTGCTTCTAAGCCGGACAACGAGTGCATTCACTGGCTCCGTTGGCCCGTTGTTTTCATGGGTCTCGCCGTTATGTTGGTTTCTTTAGCTGGTTTCGTCGGTGCTTACTGGAAAAAAGAGGGTCTTTTGGGTGTCTACTTGGTGTGTATGGCCATTCTTATCATCCTTCTCCTTGTCCTCTTAGTTCTTGCTTTTGTGGTTACGCGCCCCAGCGGCGCGTATTCGGTGCCCGGTAGAGGTTACAGTGAGTACAGGCTTGCTGGTTTCTCTTCCTGGCTCAGGAATCATATTACAAGTTCCGATAATTGGGGGAAGATAAGGGCTTGTTTGGCAGATTCTAATGTTTGTCCTAAGCTTAATAATGAGTTTATTACTGCTGATCAGTTCTTCGCTGCTCATCTCTCCCCTATCCAG TCAGGATGTTGTAAACCTCCAACAATATGTGGATACCAGTATATGAACCCAACGGTGTGGAATAACCCAACAAACACAATAGCAGAACCAGATTGCTCCATCTGGAACAATGACCCAAACCAACTGTGCTACAACTGTGATGCGTGCAAAGCTGGTTTGTTGGGAAATATCAGAAAAGAATGGAGGAAAGTTAATGTCATTCTCATCATAACTGTTGTGGTTCTCATTTGGGTATATCTCATTGCCTGCTGTGCTTTCAGAAACGCCCAAACTGAACAACTTTTCCGACGTTACAAACAGGGTTGGGcttga